In Rhinolophus ferrumequinum isolate MPI-CBG mRhiFer1 chromosome 7, mRhiFer1_v1.p, whole genome shotgun sequence, the following proteins share a genomic window:
- the ATP5MF gene encoding ATP synthase subunit f, mitochondrial encodes MASVVPMKEKKLMDVKIGELPKWILMRDFTPKGIAGAFQRGYYRYYNKYVNVKKGSVAGVSMVLAAYVLFNYCRSYKELKHERRRKYH; translated from the exons taCCAATGAAGGAGAAGAAACTCATGGATGTCAAAATAGGGGAGCTGCCAAAGTGGATACTGATGCGGGATTTCACCCCTAAAGGCATTGCTGGAGCATTTCAAAGAG GTTATTACCGGTATTACAACAAGTACGTCAATGTGAAGAAAGGGAGTGTCGCTGGGGTTTCCATGGTGCTGGCAGCTTATGTGCTTTTCAACTACTGCCGTTCCTACAAGGAACTCA AGCATGAGCGGCGACGCAAGTACCACTGA